The Streptomyces sp. TLI_105 DNA segment GGGGCCCGTGTGCCGCCCGAGTAGGCCGGGAATCGCCCTTGGGTGGCCGTTACCTGACGGCCGAGTGCCAGTTCTGCGAGAACACCTTTCCGGCGTCGGGGGCGGCGACGCCGGGGGCGTAGAGACCGGTCAGGTAGGTCTGGGTGTTGTCGAGGGTGATGCTGTTCCTGCCGGAGGCGGCGGGAAGTCCGGTCTTGAGGTTGACCGCGCCGTTGACGAGGCCGAGGCCGAGCCCGCAGCCGGTGGCGCCGGGGACGGCGAAGGTCTTGTCGACCTGGGTGGAGCCGAGGATGTTCAGGCGGCTCATGTCGCCCTCCTCGTTCGGAGAGCCGTCGCCGTTGTAACGCTCGACGGAGAAGTCGGGGGACGTGAGGTTGCTCGGGCGCAGCACGATCGGGTTGGACTTCGTGCCGATGTAGCAGTTGCTGCCGAGGAAGGGGTTCTGGAGGTGGATGCGGACCGGGATCCTCACGATCGGCATGTCGGTGAGGACGCCCGCGATCTGGTCGAACTCCGAGGGCGTGCCGACCGATTCCACGGTGGCGGTGATCTTGTTGAGGTTGGCGTCCGACAGCTGCCGGCAGATGTCGGTGATGAACGGGATGTCGCTCGGACACATCAGGCCGAGCAGGCCCCCGGGGACGGTGGCGGAGTCCGCGATGAGCGAGCCGGCGGGCGGGGGGACGACGGTGTTGGTGCCGTCGGCGTTCTGGATCACACCGATCTGGAGGTTCGTCCTGCCGGTGACGACGGTCGTGTTGCCGAGCTTGATGGAGCCGCCGGTGGAGGAGGACGACACGCACTGCGTCGACCGGTCGAGGCCGTCGGCGGCGAGCATCGCGGGGGCGTCGACGGGGCAGCGGTCGAACGGGGCCCAGGCGCCGTTCAGCTGCGGAGTGGCCGCGGTCGCCGTGCCGATGGAGACGAAGGCGCCGAGCGCGGTCAGCGCGGAGAGGGTGGCGAGTCTCGTGCGGGAGGAGACGAGGGACATGGCGGATGCCTTCCGTCGAGGGAGAAGGGGGACAGGGTGGGTCGGTTCAGCGTTCGGGCTTGGGGACCACGTACGGCTGGCGGTCCTCGGTGCACTGGCCCTCGGTGGGCACCTCGACGCCCACGGCGCAGGTCTGCCCCTGGATCTGCTTGATGTGGTTGCCGGGGCCGGAGATGGACGCGGTGAGGAGCCGGTCGAGGTTCTCGCCGCCGGCGCCGCAGCCCTTGAAGGCGGGGATGGACACCTCGCCGGTGAGCGGGCCGCCGCCGGTGAGGAGATAGCCGGTCGCGTCCGTGCCGTTGAGGAGCTGTCCCTTGCCCAGGAGCACGAGGTGGTCCCCGGGGTGCTTGACGGGGTCGGGCTCGGGGGAGGTGAGCGGCTTCTCGGTGCGGCAGTCGGGCCCGACGTCCAGCCGGGTGCCGTTCACCCGGACATCGAGGACGCGCAGGACGAAGCGGGCGCGGATGTACGTCTCCGAGAGGTTGTCGGGGAAGACCAGGAGGACGTCCGAGTCGACGGTCAGGGGCCCCGTCTGCTCCAGGACCATGGTGGCCGTGGCCGGAGCGAAGTCGAACGTCAGGAAGGTGGCCTTGAACGGCGGGGTCTGCTTGCGCCCCTGGTACGAGAGGTGTCCCACCGACGGAGTGAGGAGGTGCATACTTCCGTCCGGCTGGATGACGAACTCCGGCTGGCCCTGCTCGATCAGGACGCAGGACACCGGAATGACGGTGGCGCCGTTCAGCTTCCGCACGTTGGAGTAGCCGGTGATGTACGCCGACAGCGACGTGGGGGTCGGTTTCTCGGTCACGCAGGGCGGTGCGGCCGGCCGGCCCGCCGGGGTGCCGGGCGCGTCCTCGTCGGTCACCGTCAGGCCCCCGTCCCCGCCCGCCTGCTGCCCGGTCCGCGGACCCTTCGGGGCGCGGCCCGTCCCCTCCGCCGTTCCCGGCCTCACCGGGACGGTCCGTCCCGAGGGGGAGGACGGCCCGGAGGAGGGAGAGGAGGAAGGGGACGTCGAAGGGGCGGACGGCGACGCGGAAGGAGTGCCCGGTTCTCCGGTGCCCGGGCCGGCGCCGACCGGGACCGTGGTGAGCAGCGTCCGGCCCTCCGCGTCCTGACCGGGGACGCAGGTGACGGAGAGGGAGGCGGGGGTGGTGGGCGCGCCGTCGGCCGTGCTCGGGGCGAGATCGAGGGTGAGGCCCGCGGCGGTGAGGGTCAGGTCGCCGGCGGTGTCCGTCGTCAGGACCGGCACGTCACCGGTCGTGGTGAGCACGAGAGGCCCCTCGGCGGGGACGTCGAGAGACTGCGCCGTACCGCTCCACGTGGCCTGCGCGCGCTGCTCGTTCTGGGCCACATCGACCGTGA contains these protein-coding regions:
- a CDS encoding DUF6801 domain-containing protein, which encodes MALAPLLPAAAVAVGTLKVDTALPYVCTLPSGQRPATVRITAAFPDRAAPGEEIRPTDVTTTVELPAAADLTASPGSTVRAETRLTVDVAQNEQRAQATWSGTAQSLDVPAEGPLVLTTTGDVPVLTTDTAGDLTLTAAGLTLDLAPSTADGAPTTPASLSVTCVPGQDAEGRTLLTTVPVGAGPGTGEPGTPSASPSAPSTSPSSSPSSGPSSPSGRTVPVRPGTAEGTGRAPKGPRTGQQAGGDGGLTVTDEDAPGTPAGRPAAPPCVTEKPTPTSLSAYITGYSNVRKLNGATVIPVSCVLIEQGQPEFVIQPDGSMHLLTPSVGHLSYQGRKQTPPFKATFLTFDFAPATATMVLEQTGPLTVDSDVLLVFPDNLSETYIRARFVLRVLDVRVNGTRLDVGPDCRTEKPLTSPEPDPVKHPGDHLVLLGKGQLLNGTDATGYLLTGGGPLTGEVSIPAFKGCGAGGENLDRLLTASISGPGNHIKQIQGQTCAVGVEVPTEGQCTEDRQPYVVPKPER